In Helianthus annuus cultivar XRQ/B chromosome 9, HanXRQr2.0-SUNRISE, whole genome shotgun sequence, the following are encoded in one genomic region:
- the LOC110907000 gene encoding uncharacterized protein LOC110907000 yields MSKNSRSSSTAANSSQRNLHSPLMRTPLSDISNRSPLSDITNVTSPNERRKLRKLILDNKKSKNSSSSSTNVRNIFSDNANLLECSDTMDQHMYSIECRAVRNATSSLISTTPGTPLDNNRRYSITSSIISSNNKPILGSTSTLTRLSSGKCNLERKKRDNTPVPMLTLDSDEDDVFLCNDEDPYKGISKDYLDHGDQVLTCQVCSAKLWTSEGGKGRLTINKLCYSMCCGYGKVQLLPLKDAHPSYQNLFSSSNAKSKFFLKNIRRYNSMFSFTSMGGKVDSNINKGNASFIYRISGQNYHCMGSLKPLDGNEAKFCQLYIQDTENEITNRQALFSKGTKPSSPTDKELDVEMIEYLRALLDSQNMLVKTYRMVRDHFHKSPEANLSLRLIYRREKDGMTYNLPTTSEVAALVVGDIDKAIDHRDIVVETQSGMLQRISELYLSYLALQYPLLFPYGDDGYRVDIPHRDFMLLQLFLVDAYTMIESERLKYIRRQQANLRSETFENLQKYKSKGKEVLTDTGKPVTLPSSFTGGARFMQQNYLDAMALCKWYRYPDFFITITCNPKWPEVKRFLRDSTIKAEDRPDILCRLFKMKLDSLLKDLKDSKYFGEINVGPDMAIAVVSGDTNSTIKEKPKDKIKEYPTVMRLPFHLPGQQNVVYGADDDIDNVLSKPSVASSIFVQWMKLNETNEDARKLTYVEFPSKFVWILKDRCW; encoded by the exons ATGTCAAAGAATTCACGTTCATCTTCTACAGCTGCTAATTCATCTCAACGAAATTTACACA GTCCTCTTATGAGAACTCCTCTTTCAGATATCTCAAATAGATCTCCTCTTTCAGATATCACAAATG TTACTTCACCGAATGAAAGGCGTAAGCTTCGAAAATTAATACTTGATAATAAGAAATCAAAGAattcatcgtcatcatcaacgaATGTTCGTAACATCTTTTCTGACAATGCAAATTTGCTGGAATGTTCTGATACTATGGATCAACATATGTACTCCATTGAATGTCGAGCAGTTAGAAATGCTACTAGTTCTTTAATTTCAACTACACCAG GTACACCTCTAGATAACAACCGTCGATATTCCATTACTTCTAGCATCATTAGCAGTAACAATAAGCCGATATTGGGTAGTACCTCTACCCTTACACGGCTGTCTTCTGGTAAATGTAACCTCGAGCGCAAGAAACGTGATAATACTCCTGTACCTATGCTGACTTTGGATTCAGATGAAGACGATGTGTTTTTGTGCAATGATGAAGATCCTTATAAAGGGATATCTAAAG ATTATTTGGACCATGGTGACCAAGTGCTTACATGTCAGGTTTGTAGTGCAAAGTTATGGACATCAGAAGGTGGAAAAGGTCGTTTAACTATAAATAAGCTATGTTATAGTATGTGTTGTGGGTATGGTAAAGTTCAGCTACTGCCTTTAAAGGATGCACATCCGTCTTATCAAAATTTGTTTTCTTCCTCAAATGCAAAAAGCAAGTTCTTCCTGAAGAACATAAGACGATACAACTCTATGTTCTCTTTTACATCTATGGGTGGAAAGGTTGATTCTAATATCAACAAGGGTAATGCTTCATTTATATATCGTATCAGTGGCCAAAACTATCATTGCATGGGGAGTCTCAAACCTCTAGATGGAAATGAAGCTAAGTTTTGTCAGCTATACATACAGGATACCGAAAATGAAATAACAAACAGACAAGCATTATTCAG cAAAGGAACCAAACCTTCATCGCCTACTGATAAAGAACTTGATGTTGAAATGATAGAATATTTGAGGGCTTTATTAGATTCacaaaatatgttggttaagacATATAGGATGGTCAGAGACCATTTTCACAAATCTCCAGAGGCCAACCTTAGTCTGCGACTTATTTATAGAAGAGAAAAAGACGGCATGACATATAACTTACCCACCACATCTGAAGTTGCTGCTTTGGTTGTCGGAGACATTGATAAAGCTATAGACCATCGTGATATTGTTGTCGAGACTCAGTCGGGAATGCTGCAGCGTATTAGCGAATTATACCTATCGTATCTTGCTCTGCAATATCCGTTACTTTTCCCATATGGTGATGATGGTTATAGAGTTGATATTCCTCATAGAGATTTTAT GTTGTTACAATTGTTTTTGGTTGATGCGTACACAATGATTGAGAGCGAAAGACTAAAGTACATCCGTAGGCAACAAGCGAACCTTCGCTCTGAAACATTTGAGAATCTTCAAAAGTATAAATCTAAAGGTAAGGAAGTTTTAACAGATACTGGAAAGCCTGTTACACTTCCTTCTTCATTTACTGGTGGTGCAAGATTCATGCAACAAAATTACCTCGATGCAATGGCCTTATGTAAGTGGTATAGGTACCCTGATTTCTTCATAACTATAACGTGTAATCCTAAGTGGCCTGAAGTAAAAAGATTTCTAAGAGATTCAACCATCAAAGCCGAAGACAGGCCTGACATATTGTGTCGATTGTTTAAAATGAAGCTTGATTCCTTACTCAAAGATTTGAAGGATTCTAAGTATTTCGGTGAGATTAACGTTG GTCCTGATATGGCTATTGCGGTAGTTTCTGGTGATACAAATTCAACCATCAAGGAAAAGCCAAAAGACAAGATCAAGGA GTATCCTACTGTTATGAGGCTTCCCTTTCATTTGCCGGGCCAACAGAATGTTGTGTATGGTGCGGATGACGATATTGATAATGTTTTAAGCAAGCCTTCTGTTGCTTCTTCAATATTTGTGCAATGGATGAAGTTGAACGAGACAAATGAAGATGCTAGAAAGCTGACTTACGTTGAGTTTCCTTCCAAATTTGTTTGGATACTTAAAGATAGATGTTGGTAG